A DNA window from Chelativorans sp. AA-79 contains the following coding sequences:
- a CDS encoding CocE/NonD family hydrolase translates to MNTASPPRFAVIGPERAELGLDDGAVLVADIYRPSGGHHPVLLMRQPYGRAIASTVVFAHPAWYAARGYIVVVQDVRGCGDSGGDYQAFVNEAADGVRTLDWAAELPYSSGRIGLYGFSYQAVTQYLALAGGGRRPDALAPAMGGWSLRDDWAYEGGAFRIQNNVGWAVQMAKLKAARAGDLEAHAALSGPCGHDRLRELLVARPDLSHLAAWLADDPSYWARIAPSQLLADDPLDIPVLHTGGWNDFLLGGTLAADAAFRAKSPQTAHLVVGPWAHLPWNRSAGTADMGAAAEFSVDRAQLAFFDFYLKGQGERPPSAQMFDMGRRRWLTLPHRPAAASTSFFLASSGLAAALVSDGRLAREPGEPGEDLFVHDPTRPAPMVGGALGTPNGFADPRAADDRADVAVYTTPPFEKTVLLAGEAKAAIQVATAEPGFDLSARLSLVHPQGGAFVLATGYARSHAGGSQEIAIALNATCATVPAGCALRLSLQGGGWPAFDIHPASGMGAAPVTLQISHGAMRPSRIDLPILSEETPDADAV, encoded by the coding sequence GTGAACACTGCCTCTCCGCCACGCTTCGCCGTGATCGGCCCCGAGCGCGCGGAGTTGGGTTTGGACGATGGGGCGGTGCTCGTCGCCGACATCTACCGGCCAAGCGGCGGCCACCATCCGGTCCTCCTGATGCGCCAGCCCTATGGCCGCGCCATCGCATCCACGGTCGTGTTTGCGCATCCCGCCTGGTACGCGGCGCGGGGCTATATCGTGGTCGTGCAGGACGTGCGCGGTTGCGGAGACAGCGGCGGCGACTACCAGGCTTTCGTCAACGAGGCGGCGGACGGCGTGCGCACGCTCGACTGGGCTGCGGAGCTTCCTTATTCGAGCGGCCGCATCGGGCTCTACGGGTTCAGCTACCAGGCAGTGACGCAATATCTGGCGCTGGCAGGGGGCGGCAGACGTCCTGACGCGCTCGCACCCGCCATGGGCGGATGGTCGCTGCGCGACGACTGGGCCTATGAAGGCGGGGCCTTCCGCATACAGAACAATGTCGGCTGGGCGGTGCAGATGGCGAAGCTCAAGGCTGCGCGCGCCGGCGATCTTGAGGCCCATGCCGCGCTCTCCGGTCCCTGCGGCCATGATCGGCTGCGCGAGCTGCTCGTCGCCCGGCCGGACCTGTCGCATCTGGCCGCATGGCTGGCCGACGATCCGTCCTATTGGGCGCGCATAGCCCCATCGCAGCTTCTTGCCGACGATCCCCTCGATATACCCGTGCTGCACACCGGCGGCTGGAACGACTTCCTCCTCGGCGGCACGCTTGCCGCGGATGCGGCGTTCCGCGCGAAAAGCCCCCAGACCGCACATCTGGTGGTCGGCCCGTGGGCGCACCTACCGTGGAACCGCTCTGCCGGAACGGCAGACATGGGTGCGGCGGCCGAGTTCTCGGTCGACCGCGCCCAGCTCGCCTTCTTCGACTTCTACCTCAAGGGACAAGGGGAGCGGCCACCGTCTGCCCAGATGTTCGATATGGGCCGGCGGCGCTGGCTGACGCTTCCGCATCGGCCGGCGGCCGCTTCGACCTCCTTCTTTCTCGCCTCGTCGGGTCTTGCGGCCGCGCTGGTGAGCGACGGCAGGCTGGCGCGCGAACCCGGAGAGCCCGGCGAGGACCTCTTTGTGCACGACCCGACGAGGCCGGCACCGATGGTGGGCGGGGCATTGGGCACGCCCAACGGCTTCGCCGATCCGCGCGCGGCCGACGACCGGGCCGACGTGGCCGTCTACACCACGCCGCCCTTCGAAAAGACGGTGCTGCTGGCCGGCGAGGCGAAAGCCGCGATCCAGGTAGCCACGGCCGAGCCGGGTTTCGACCTCAGCGCGCGCCTGTCGCTGGTCCACCCGCAGGGAGGAGCGTTCGTGCTCGCCACCGGCTATGCGCGCAGCCATGCCGGCGGATCACAGGAAATCGCGATCGCGCTCAACGCCACCTGCGCCACGGTGCCCGCCGGATGCGCGCTAAGGCTGTCGCTTCAAGGCGGGGGCTGGCCGGCCTTCGACATCCATCCGGCCTCCGGCATGGGCGCCGCGCCCGTGACGCTGCAAATCAGCCACGGCGCCATGCGGCCGTCGCGGATCGACCTGCCCATCCTGTCCGAGGAAACGCCTGATGCCGATGCCGTCTAA
- a CDS encoding creatininase family protein, whose product MQLKSHWWWDHTTKDFAELDMSKVVAVLPVAAVEQHGPHLPVKVDAAINAGVLTRTVELMPADMPVLVLPMQAVGKSVEHIAYPGTLTLSYETLARVWYEIAESVYRAGCRKIVFINSHGGQPQVMEIICRELRVKLGMFAVSAWAYSGADISDLFSAHERKHGIHGGEMETSLMLHLHRDLIDMEYARDFVPVSVEMEKKGGLLMPEGALVGYGWQTQDVQPWGACGNASAADADRGRIVVERCAEGLVRLFQEVLDFPLDGMTRKTAFGGA is encoded by the coding sequence ATGCAGCTCAAATCGCACTGGTGGTGGGACCATACCACCAAGGACTTCGCCGAGTTGGACATGTCGAAGGTCGTGGCGGTGTTGCCCGTCGCGGCGGTCGAACAGCACGGGCCGCACCTGCCGGTCAAGGTCGATGCCGCGATCAACGCCGGGGTCCTGACGCGCACGGTCGAGCTGATGCCGGCGGACATGCCGGTGCTGGTGCTTCCCATGCAGGCAGTGGGCAAGTCGGTGGAGCACATCGCCTATCCCGGCACTCTGACGCTCAGCTACGAAACGCTGGCGCGTGTCTGGTACGAAATCGCCGAAAGCGTGTACCGCGCCGGCTGCCGCAAGATCGTGTTCATCAATTCGCATGGCGGTCAGCCGCAGGTGATGGAGATCATCTGCCGTGAGCTCAGGGTCAAGCTCGGCATGTTCGCCGTCAGCGCCTGGGCTTACAGCGGCGCCGACATCTCGGACCTGTTCAGCGCGCACGAGCGCAAGCACGGCATCCACGGCGGCGAGATGGAAACAAGCCTGATGCTCCATCTGCATCGCGATCTGATCGACATGGAATACGCACGGGATTTCGTGCCGGTCTCGGTGGAGATGGAGAAGAAGGGCGGCCTGCTGATGCCCGAGGGCGCGCTCGTCGGCTACGGCTGGCAGACGCAGGACGTGCAGCCTTGGGGCGCCTGCGGCAATGCCTCGGCCGCCGACGCGGACCGCGGACGGATCGTCGTGGAGCGTTGTGCCGAAGGTCTTGTCCGTCTCTTCCAGGAGGTGCTGGACTTTCCGCTGGACGGCATGACCCGGAAAACCGCCTTCGGGGGCGCGTGA
- a CDS encoding class I adenylate-forming enzyme family protein, translating to MLMHTLLLDGANRTPDKPCFFWVDRGRGLTYAEAAAAMDRMAGALHELGVRKGDRVTIFAHNGLDYLVAMLGCWRIGAIAGLVNVKFVDELDYYFADHEPSVVIYTHDMVDAVRRAAAGVSSVKALVCMDGPQDGAHGLPELMAAGLPAPADPSDETAIAHLSYTSGTTGKPKGACLAHEPTVRACRCIAERLRITGDDISFGPSALSSSYQLVGNLLPQLSRGASINVMGRWTAETGYDAIEVRQATMLIANPPILQDLLVQGTLRGRKPGRLRLGLSGGGPVPPQLKAAFQQTLGIPLVESYGQSELGGFVALGFPEIGPRDQETRRVGPPLPDKEVRILGRDGNELPVGAVGEIALRGGFMVGYWQRPEKTAETLRDGWLWTGDLGSMDAEGQVTMRGRRSELIEVGAQDWYPRDVEEALCTDPDIAGAAVVGVPDPALGSRPVAFVETAAAVDADALKRMIAGTVSYDLAPLEIVAIAEMPMTPTGKIAKAELTARARAGL from the coding sequence ATGCTCATGCACACACTGTTGCTGGATGGCGCCAACCGAACTCCGGATAAGCCCTGCTTCTTCTGGGTGGACCGCGGCCGTGGGCTCACCTATGCGGAAGCGGCCGCTGCCATGGACCGCATGGCCGGCGCTCTCCACGAGCTCGGCGTGCGCAAAGGCGACCGCGTCACGATCTTCGCGCATAACGGGCTCGACTACCTTGTCGCCATGCTCGGGTGCTGGCGGATTGGCGCAATCGCGGGGCTGGTCAATGTGAAATTCGTCGACGAGCTCGATTACTATTTCGCCGACCACGAGCCGAGCGTGGTCATCTACACCCACGATATGGTTGATGCGGTGCGCCGTGCCGCAGCCGGTGTTTCCTCGGTCAAGGCGCTGGTTTGCATGGATGGTCCGCAGGACGGTGCGCACGGCCTCCCCGAGCTCATGGCGGCCGGACTGCCTGCGCCGGCCGATCCTTCAGACGAAACGGCGATTGCGCACCTGTCCTATACGTCCGGGACGACAGGCAAGCCGAAGGGTGCGTGCCTAGCGCACGAGCCTACCGTGCGGGCCTGCCGCTGCATTGCCGAACGGCTGCGCATCACCGGCGATGACATATCCTTCGGCCCGAGCGCGCTTTCGAGTTCCTATCAGCTCGTCGGCAATCTCTTGCCGCAGCTTTCCCGTGGTGCGTCGATCAACGTGATGGGCCGCTGGACGGCCGAGACCGGATACGATGCGATCGAGGTACGGCAGGCGACCATGCTGATCGCCAACCCGCCGATCCTGCAAGACCTTCTTGTCCAGGGGACGCTGCGCGGCCGAAAGCCAGGCCGGTTGCGGCTGGGCCTGTCCGGCGGCGGGCCGGTGCCGCCGCAGCTCAAGGCGGCTTTCCAGCAGACGCTGGGGATTCCGCTCGTCGAGAGCTACGGCCAGTCGGAGCTCGGCGGTTTCGTCGCGCTCGGCTTTCCCGAAATAGGCCCGCGGGATCAAGAGACGCGCCGCGTGGGCCCGCCATTGCCTGACAAGGAGGTGCGCATTCTCGGGCGGGACGGCAACGAACTGCCCGTTGGCGCCGTGGGCGAAATCGCGCTGCGCGGCGGCTTCATGGTCGGCTATTGGCAGCGTCCCGAGAAGACCGCGGAAACGCTGCGCGACGGATGGCTGTGGACCGGCGACCTCGGCTCCATGGATGCAGAGGGGCAGGTCACCATGCGGGGCCGCCGCTCCGAGCTGATCGAAGTGGGCGCGCAGGACTGGTATCCGCGCGATGTCGAGGAGGCGCTTTGCACCGATCCCGACATCGCCGGCGCCGCGGTGGTCGGCGTGCCCGATCCAGCGCTCGGCAGCCGTCCGGTGGCCTTCGTGGAGACAGCGGCGGCGGTCGATGCGGACGCGCTCAAGCGGATGATCGCCGGGACGGTGAGCTACGACCTTGCACCGCTCGAGATCGTCGCAATTGCCGAGATGCCGATGACGCCGACCGGCAAGATCGCCAAGGCCGAGCTCACTGCCCGCGCCCGGGCAGGGCTCTGA
- a CDS encoding ABC transporter ATP-binding protein produces MPMPSNPYLTLDNVTAIYGDTRAVDGVTIEVLKGELVSLLGPSGCGKTTTLRMIAGFVKPHSGMVVLNGRDITRQPVHKRNIGVVFQSYALFPHLTVLDNVGFGLRMRHVPTAKLRERARAVLDTVGLGNLSERYPGQLSGGQQQRVALARALVIEPEVLLLDEPLSNLDAHLRADMRAEIRALQQRLAITTIFVTHDQQEALAIADRIVVMNKGAIAETGRPEQLCDRPASPFTASFLGSRTVIEGVSRDGVFHAPGLTCAGAPEGADRLVLRAARLRVSDEPGPLSLTGTLVSTGYLGDVYEADIESAAGTIRLLLPSDLPPPPVGTACRIQSLSGGTTFIHSHKEHRA; encoded by the coding sequence ATGCCGATGCCGTCTAACCCGTATCTGACGCTCGACAACGTCACGGCCATCTACGGCGACACGCGTGCGGTCGACGGTGTCACCATCGAGGTACTGAAGGGCGAACTGGTTTCGCTGCTCGGACCTTCCGGATGCGGCAAGACCACGACGCTGAGGATGATTGCCGGTTTCGTGAAGCCGCATTCCGGCATGGTTGTGCTCAACGGCCGCGACATCACGCGGCAGCCGGTGCACAAGCGCAATATCGGCGTGGTCTTCCAATCCTACGCGCTGTTTCCCCACCTGACCGTGCTGGACAATGTCGGATTCGGTCTGCGCATGCGCCACGTGCCGACCGCGAAGCTGCGCGAGCGCGCGCGGGCCGTTCTTGACACGGTGGGCCTTGGTAACCTCTCGGAGCGCTATCCCGGTCAGCTTTCTGGCGGGCAGCAACAGCGCGTGGCATTGGCAAGGGCCCTGGTCATCGAACCCGAAGTGCTGCTGCTCGACGAGCCGCTCTCCAATCTCGATGCGCATCTGCGAGCCGACATGCGCGCCGAAATCCGCGCGCTGCAACAGCGGCTGGCGATCACGACGATTTTCGTAACCCACGATCAGCAGGAGGCCCTCGCGATCGCCGACCGCATCGTGGTCATGAACAAGGGCGCGATCGCCGAGACGGGGCGGCCGGAGCAGCTCTGCGACCGGCCTGCCTCGCCCTTTACGGCCTCCTTCCTCGGTTCGCGGACGGTGATCGAGGGTGTGAGCCGCGACGGTGTTTTTCACGCACCGGGCCTGACCTGCGCCGGCGCGCCCGAAGGTGCCGATCGGTTGGTGCTTCGCGCCGCCAGGCTTCGTGTATCGGACGAGCCGGGCCCGCTTTCGCTCACGGGCACGCTCGTCAGCACCGGCTATCTGGGTGACGTCTACGAGGCCGACATCGAATCGGCCGCGGGCACCATCCGCCTCCTCCTGCCTTCAGACCTGCCGCCGCCACCCGTCGGGACGGCGTGCAGGATCCAGTCCTTGTCCGGCGGGACCACCTTCATCCATTCGCACAAGGAGCACCGCGCATGA